A genome region from Triticum aestivum cultivar Chinese Spring chromosome 2B, IWGSC CS RefSeq v2.1, whole genome shotgun sequence includes the following:
- the LOC123041852 gene encoding SKI family transcriptional corepressor 2, producing the protein MAKEEELKRVDLKVNVSCCDGCRRKVMKAMNLKGVLRTEIHPSLDRVTVVGNVDTKVLVKKLAKVGKIAEVVEAAVPEQPKKREGDGGKDRDGGDWPAMAPAMAGEKSKRKDDAKDNSGDKPAAASSKKECSKCAHQHQQSARGGGDADDHGKKAQGAAGDADDHGKKAKGAEGSAFKQEDDGFAAEAKPSHPDHAPAAAHHNYNRAEPPSMAVPMQYMPTMPYYAAANVTAPSYYNGGGYYAMPPPPPAPMPWQLPHQQQLVRPQPSRFDADYFNEDNAVGCHVM; encoded by the exons ATggctaaggaagaagagctcaag AGAGTTGATTTGAAGGTGAACGTGAGCTGCTGCGACGGCTGCAGGAGGAAGGTGATGAAGGCCATGAACCTCAAGGGTGTGCTCAGGACGGAGATCCACCCGTCGCTCGACCGGGTCACCGTCGTCGGCAACGTCGACACCAAGGTGCTCGTCAAGAAGCTCGCCAAGGTCGGCAAGATCGCCGAGGTGGTCGAGGCGGCGGTGCCCGAGCAGCCGAAGAAGCGCGAGGGTGATGGCGGGAAGGACCGCGACGGCGGTGATTGGCCTGCgatggcgccggcgatggcgggcgAGAAGAGCAAGCGCAAGGACGATGCCAAGGACAACAGCGGCGACAAGCCCGCGGCGGCGTCGTCCAAGAAAGAATGCAGCAAGTGCGCGCACCAGCATCAGCAGTCCGCGCGCGGCGGCGGTGACGCCGATGATCACGGCAAGAAGGCCCAGGGCGCCGCCGGTGACGCCGATGATCACGGCAAGAAGGCCAAGGGCGCCGAAGGGAGCGCCTTCAAACAAGAAGATGACGGTTTCGCCGCCGAGGCCAAGCCCTCCCATCCCGACCACGCGCCGGCGGCGGCGCACCACAACTACAACCGCGCCGAGCCGCCCAGCATGGCCGTGCCCATGCAGTACATGCCGACGATGCCGTACTACGCGGCAGCGAACGTGACGGCGCCGTCCTACTACAACGGCGGCGGGTACTACGCGATGCCGCCTCCGCCCCCGGCGCCGATGCCGTGGCAGCTTCCCCATCAGCAGCAGCTGGTCCGGCCTCAGCCGTCGCGCTTCGACGCGGACTACTTCAACGAAGACAACGCCGTCGGCTGCCACGTGATGTGA
- the LOC123046436 gene encoding APO protein 1, chloroplastic has protein sequence MEILNCKGVRFSLTGINGTRANQLVKIGSQPQRVGRARSVTCCEYSPDPASKRHERYQQQPQNVDLPELHPKNKKKPFPVPIKKMLQASRKDKRLAQMRIEKPLEPPKNGLLLPELVPVAYEVLDNWKVLIRGISQLLNVVTVFGCRKCPQVHVGPVGHQIQDCYGSGSQRRNSHHSWIRGSINDVLIPIESYHLFDPFGRRVKHDTRFDFDRIPAIVELCIQAGVNLPQYPTRRRAAPVRMIGKKVIDRGGVVDEPKPHRSEDCISLLAELDTFSNQQGQTPMPTNVKEHAERTLKAYCNVRQGVAQLMSKYTVKACGYCSEVHVGPWGHNVKLCGAFKHQWRDGKHGWQDAVVDEVIPPNYVWHVPDPTGPPLRSSLRSFYGKAPAVVELCVQAGAEIPEEYRPMMRTDIIIPDPDEARMAA, from the exons ATGGAGATACTTAACTGTAAGG GCGTTCGTTTTAGCTTGACAGGCATCAATGGAACCAGGGCCAACCAGTTAGTAAAG ATAGGATCCCAACCTCAACGAGTTGGCCGGGCAAGGTCAGTAACATGCTGTGAGTACTCTCCTGATCCTGCTAGCAAGAGGCATGAGAGGTATCAGCAACAACCACAAAATGTTGATCTCCCAGAATTACACCCAAAGAACAAAAAGAAGCCCTTTCCTGTCCCGATTAAAAAGATGCTGCAAGCTTCCCGCAAAGACAAGAGGCTTGCACAGATGAGGATAGAGAAGCCTCTTGAGCCCCCAAAGAACGGTTTGCTTTTACCAGAGCTTGTCCCTGTTGCCTATGAAGTCCTTGATAACTGGAAAGTGCTCATCAGAGGCATCTCTCAGCTTTTGAATGTTGTTACAGTTTTTGGTTGCAG AAAATGCCCTCAAGTCCATGTTGGCCCAGTTGGCCACCAGATACAAGATTGCTATGGTTCAGGAAGCCAGCGTCGAAATAGTCACCACTCTTGGATCAGAGGATCCATCAACGATGTGCTCATCCCGATCGAATCTTACCATCTTTTTGACCCATTTGGCCGGAGGGTCAAGCATGACACCAGGTTTGACTTTGACAGGATTCCAGCAATTGTTGAGCTATGCATTCAAGCTGGTGTCAACCTACCACAGTATCCCACAAGGAGACGGGCTGCTCCTGTGCGGATGATTGGCAAGAAGGTTATTGACCGTGGCGGAGTTGTCGATGAGCCTAAGCCACACCGATCGGAGGACTGTATATCTCTTCTTGCTGAGCTTGACACATTTAGCAACCAACAGGGccagacacccatgccaaccaatgTGAAAGAGCATGCAGAGAGGACACTGAAAGCATACTGCAATGTCCGGCAGGGTGTTGCGCAGCTGATGAGCAAGTATACGGTAAAAGCATGCGGGTACTGCTCTGAGGTCCATGTTGGTCCATGGGGACACAATGTGAAGCTCTGTGGGGCTTTCAAGCACCAGTGGCGAGACGGCAAGCACGGGTGGCAGGATGCTGTTGTGGATGAGGTCATACCACCGAACTATGTGTGGCATGTCCCTGACCCCACTGGCCCTCCTCTCAGATCCTCCCTAAGGAGTTTCTATGGCAAAGCTCCGGCCGTCGTCGAGCTATGTGTGCAGGCGGGAGCTGAAATACCTGAAGAGTACCGGCCAATGATGAGGACTGATATCATCATCCCAGACCCCGATGAAGCTCGGATGGCTGCATGA